The proteins below come from a single uncultured Carboxylicivirga sp. genomic window:
- a CDS encoding right-handed parallel beta-helix repeat-containing protein encodes MKKLFTLVFVLACINLVGYSQTYVSGYITTDSTWTVDDSPYEVTSNLQISSSGILTIEEGVEVRINSNTSITVDGDLIVNGTSINRVLFTSSADPGLRQKGDWNMIDVRSSGSALLKATTIEYGGFSSSYNAYYGALTSSGGAITITDNCVIKESNNAGLEIYNGGNIQLESAQITACRWPVVYRGAANLTFEHNDVDISGNTFNGVYVDFSYLNGDMELDTISVPYVINRAFYVQAAAALTIRAGNTIKFNNSSIYVRGAIIADGSETDMIYFTSYQNDNLGGDTNNDGAATPPAAGNWGSIRFEDSSVNAECSISYADFSFGGRGNRAPVWVQNASPSIEHCNFENNYIGAYVEFNSSPIFRFNTIGSSSLVPFALTLDASPVFTDNTFSFSDNTYDAIGIISSTMTASATLPQRNVTDIPNVTYLLLGSVTIPDGITLTIDAGVVIKGYSQSHLLIVKGTLIADGGDEDNYITFTSVRDDNFGNPQDTNKDGTQTVPAIANWGGIVFENTVDDENCVLNFTRLQYGAMPGRYYNTQYISGGQITLENASPQISNSIIKDCHYGIYAFQASHPVVENNELVNTTYTPVAKSINAMPQFSGNSFTNPGWTAIGIIGEKLGFDAILDKDTLAGFENISYVLLDNLTINSGSNVEVKPGVVLKFNQSKSITVDGGFKAAGLETDSIIFTSIRDDNYGVPQDTKNDGDAEAPAAGNWTTIRYTGTANDDFNAIDYTRLLFGGNSNYGVVTWVDAGGQISNSTISDSYYYGLRFDGTADPDCSEEVFIQNCRLDPLAMSLMSDPVMSFTSPDIASNGNGSNGIFILEGNLANSANLVKRDVGGIYNIAYIIDRLTIGNNAILNISPGVVVKFRNYNSGITVNGALNANGAEDEKIVFTSIKDDSKGGDTNDDGNVSVPQRNNWSRIIFNASALEEDNLLNNCILNYGGYTYSSQGKNRSLVDIFDAYVEVDSCQLEHCNYGGIGIFGSSNAVVTNSQFNNLGEAPVILSMFAEPTFENNGVSNLGIVALGVAQETYSLDDTIPQRDFAGYNNITYYIYNTLTVNSGTNIVVPAGTIFKTYNSSAFTVNGALQVHGESGNPVVFTNLRDDAYGHPMDTNDNGAENGPSIQNYPIITYADISNDDSCSVDNTIFRYARSGVNMEQAAPDINASLFENCTWGVELRGVSTPALTNSIFNDITYAPMVISLVSFPRDTVNNTISGTTYKAIGVLANEELVQDVTLKKNNFAGVRNIPYYFSGNYSIGTSVHLSIDPGVICKFNKGARMTIKRGLIAEGGSTADSVIVFTDIKDDFFGGDSNSNGPDNIVNNYYNWKGLRFTDEAFDDSCRMDNCLIRYAGYYNTEAAITVEKASPTIMHSSLIYNANGVRATGASNPVINYCDIYGNTNYGVQNVDMAFDIDARYNYWGSNTGPTHASNPGGTGDAVTDKVIYDDFTTDGFTNPLMGDVSLNGHIQAYDASLILQHAATMITLNDLQQSVADVSGEAGITAYDASLVLQYVAGVITSFPAEVLKNTMVKAEGDAYFSLNDVSPIATEFSTQLSVSNTSNLLSADIKLHFNAKVLQLKEVSNDQSGAMMAYSIDNEEGEVDLAFASAEAILNNGVWAGLHFEIISGEEAETFIDFVELLSNEQDASANSKGAKVVNPIATVVQQLVIDESSLQTIYPNPSDGYIEFDYDVAEENSEVVISAYSADGALITNLFSGTLNTGRYHFSGDDLDSYHGVAIIRLMVEDEVFTQKVIIK; translated from the coding sequence ATGAAAAAACTATTTACTCTGGTTTTTGTATTAGCTTGCATCAATTTGGTTGGATATTCGCAAACCTATGTGTCAGGCTATATTACAACAGATTCAACCTGGACGGTTGATGATTCTCCTTATGAGGTTACTTCTAACCTGCAGATATCTTCATCTGGGATATTAACCATTGAAGAAGGGGTTGAAGTTCGCATCAATTCAAATACAAGTATTACAGTTGATGGTGATTTAATTGTTAATGGAACTTCCATTAACAGAGTGTTGTTTACATCATCTGCAGATCCCGGACTTCGTCAAAAAGGAGATTGGAATATGATTGATGTTCGTTCCAGCGGATCAGCATTATTAAAAGCAACCACAATTGAATATGGAGGGTTTAGTTCGTCGTACAATGCTTATTACGGAGCCTTAACCAGTAGTGGCGGTGCAATTACAATTACGGATAATTGTGTGATTAAAGAGTCAAACAATGCAGGACTGGAGATCTATAATGGAGGAAATATTCAGCTTGAAAGTGCACAGATAACAGCATGCCGTTGGCCTGTGGTTTATCGAGGGGCGGCAAATTTGACTTTTGAGCATAACGATGTTGATATCTCAGGAAATACATTTAATGGGGTTTATGTTGATTTTAGTTATTTAAATGGTGATATGGAATTGGATACTATATCTGTACCCTATGTAATCAACAGGGCCTTTTATGTGCAGGCAGCAGCTGCTTTAACCATTCGTGCCGGTAATACGATTAAATTTAATAACAGTAGTATATATGTAAGAGGAGCCATAATAGCTGATGGTTCAGAAACAGACATGATCTATTTTACCTCATACCAAAATGACAATCTGGGTGGCGATACCAATAACGATGGAGCCGCCACTCCACCCGCTGCCGGAAATTGGGGGTCTATTCGTTTTGAAGATAGTAGTGTGAATGCAGAATGTAGCATTAGTTATGCTGATTTCTCGTTTGGAGGAAGAGGTAACAGGGCACCTGTATGGGTTCAGAATGCATCACCCAGCATTGAGCATTGTAATTTTGAGAACAATTACATTGGAGCTTATGTCGAGTTTAATTCAAGTCCTATTTTTAGGTTTAATACTATTGGATCATCTTCGTTAGTTCCATTTGCATTAACTCTTGATGCTTCGCCTGTATTTACAGATAATACTTTTTCGTTTTCAGATAATACCTATGATGCTATTGGTATTATAAGCAGTACCATGACAGCCAGTGCAACTTTGCCTCAGCGCAATGTTACCGACATTCCGAATGTAACGTATTTATTATTGGGATCAGTTACCATACCGGATGGTATTACTCTGACTATCGATGCGGGTGTGGTGATAAAAGGATACAGTCAATCACATCTTTTAATAGTAAAAGGTACGTTAATAGCTGATGGTGGGGATGAAGATAATTATATCACATTTACTTCGGTAAGAGACGATAATTTTGGTAACCCGCAAGATACTAATAAAGACGGAACCCAAACAGTTCCTGCAATAGCTAATTGGGGAGGTATTGTTTTTGAAAATACAGTAGATGATGAAAATTGTGTTTTAAACTTTACTCGTCTTCAGTATGGGGCTATGCCTGGAAGATATTACAATACGCAATATATTAGTGGAGGGCAGATAACACTTGAAAATGCCAGTCCACAAATAAGCAATAGTATTATTAAGGATTGCCACTATGGTATTTATGCTTTTCAGGCTTCTCATCCGGTTGTTGAAAATAATGAGCTGGTAAATACCACCTACACTCCAGTGGCAAAATCTATCAATGCCATGCCTCAGTTTAGTGGTAACAGTTTTACAAATCCGGGGTGGACAGCCATTGGTATTATTGGTGAGAAGCTGGGATTTGATGCAATATTGGACAAGGATACCCTTGCTGGATTTGAAAACATCTCTTATGTGTTGTTGGATAATCTAACCATTAATTCAGGCTCCAACGTTGAGGTTAAACCGGGTGTAGTTCTTAAATTTAATCAAAGTAAAAGTATAACGGTTGACGGAGGATTTAAAGCTGCCGGCCTCGAAACCGATTCCATTATTTTCACTTCCATTAGGGATGATAATTATGGAGTTCCTCAGGATACCAAAAACGATGGAGATGCAGAAGCACCGGCTGCGGGTAACTGGACAACCATTCGTTATACAGGTACTGCCAATGATGATTTTAATGCGATCGATTATACCCGATTGCTGTTTGGTGGAAATAGCAACTATGGGGTTGTAACCTGGGTGGATGCCGGAGGACAGATCTCCAATTCTACTATCAGTGATTCATATTACTATGGTCTTCGGTTTGATGGAACTGCCGATCCCGATTGTTCTGAGGAAGTGTTTATTCAAAACTGTCGACTCGATCCATTGGCCATGTCGCTAATGTCAGATCCTGTAATGTCGTTTACATCACCAGATATTGCATCAAATGGTAATGGTAGTAATGGTATCTTTATTTTAGAAGGTAATCTGGCCAATTCAGCCAATCTGGTAAAACGCGATGTAGGTGGCATTTATAATATTGCCTATATCATTGATAGGTTAACAATTGGTAATAATGCTATACTTAATATATCACCGGGTGTTGTTGTTAAATTCAGAAACTACAATAGTGGAATAACGGTTAATGGAGCTTTAAATGCCAATGGTGCTGAAGACGAGAAAATAGTTTTTACCTCCATAAAAGATGATTCAAAAGGTGGCGATACCAACGATGATGGTAATGTCTCTGTTCCGCAACGAAATAACTGGAGTAGAATTATATTTAATGCCTCAGCATTGGAAGAAGATAACCTGTTGAATAATTGTATACTCAATTATGGAGGTTATACCTACTCTAGTCAAGGAAAAAACAGGAGTTTGGTTGATATTTTTGATGCCTATGTGGAGGTGGATAGTTGTCAACTCGAGCATTGTAATTATGGAGGAATTGGTATTTTCGGAAGCTCCAATGCGGTAGTAACTAATTCGCAGTTTAATAATCTGGGCGAGGCTCCGGTTATACTTAGTATGTTTGCCGAACCAACCTTTGAAAATAATGGCGTATCCAATCTGGGAATTGTGGCATTGGGTGTAGCTCAGGAAACTTATTCGTTGGACGATACCATTCCTCAAAGAGATTTTGCCGGTTATAATAATATTACCTATTACATTTACAATACCTTAACCGTCAATTCCGGAACCAACATAGTAGTACCTGCCGGAACGATATTTAAAACTTATAATAGTTCGGCCTTTACTGTTAATGGGGCATTGCAAGTGCATGGAGAATCAGGTAATCCGGTGGTATTTACCAATCTGCGCGATGATGCTTATGGTCACCCAATGGATACCAATGATAACGGTGCAGAGAATGGTCCGAGTATACAGAACTATCCGATTATTACTTACGCTGATATTTCCAATGATGATTCCTGTTCGGTTGATAATACCATTTTCAGATATGCCAGAAGTGGTGTAAATATGGAACAGGCAGCACCTGATATCAACGCTTCGTTATTCGAGAATTGCACATGGGGAGTAGAGCTTCGGGGGGTATCCACACCTGCATTGACAAATAGCATATTTAATGATATTACCTATGCGCCAATGGTTATTTCACTGGTATCATTCCCACGCGATACCGTAAATAATACTATTTCCGGAACAACATATAAAGCGATTGGAGTTTTGGCAAACGAAGAACTGGTGCAGGATGTAACCCTGAAGAAGAATAACTTTGCAGGGGTTCGGAATATTCCATATTACTTCTCAGGAAATTATTCCATCGGAACCAGTGTTCATTTGTCTATTGATCCGGGAGTGATCTGTAAATTCAATAAGGGTGCCCGTATGACAATCAAGAGGGGATTGATTGCCGAAGGTGGTTCTACTGCCGATAGTGTTATTGTCTTCACCGATATTAAAGATGACTTCTTTGGAGGCGACAGTAATTCTAACGGACCTGATAATATTGTTAATAATTATTACAATTGGAAAGGTCTACGCTTTACCGATGAGGCATTTGATGATTCGTGTAGGATGGATAACTGTTTGATTAGGTATGCAGGGTATTATAATACAGAAGCAGCTATAACCGTTGAAAAAGCCAGTCCTACCATTATGCATTCAAGTTTGATTTATAATGCTAATGGAGTAAGGGCTACAGGTGCATCCAATCCGGTAATTAATTATTGCGATATTTATGGAAACACTAACTACGGTGTGCAAAATGTTGATATGGCATTTGATATTGATGCCAGATACAATTACTGGGGTAGCAATACTGGTCCTACGCATGCTTCTAATCCGGGAGGTACGGGAGATGCTGTTACCGATAAGGTAATCTACGATGATTTTACAACCGACGGATTTACCAATCCTTTAATGGGTGATGTAAGTTTAAATGGTCATATTCAGGCTTACGATGCTTCACTGATTTTGCAACATGCAGCTACGATGATTACTTTGAATGATTTACAACAATCAGTAGCCGATGTTTCAGGGGAAGCCGGAATTACAGCTTACGATGCTTCATTGGTATTGCAATATGTTGCAGGAGTAATTACTTCCTTCCCGGCTGAAGTATTGAAAAATACAATGGTTAAAGCTGAGGGTGATGCATACTTTAGTCTGAATGATGTTAGTCCGATTGCTACCGAGTTTAGCACGCAGTTATCTGTAAGTAATACCTCAAATCTGTTAAGTGCAGATATCAAACTTCATTTTAATGCAAAAGTACTGCAGCTTAAAGAAGTAAGTAATGATCAGTCAGGAGCAATGATGGCTTATAGTATCGATAATGAAGAAGGAGAAGTAGATCTTGCATTTGCATCTGCTGAAGCCATTTTAAATAATGGCGTTTGGGCCGGTTTACACTTTGAAATTATTTCAGGAGAAGAGGCTGAAACATTCATTGATTTTGTTGAGTTACTATCAAATGAGCAAGATGCAAGTGCGAATAGCAAAGGCGCCAAGGTGGTTAATCCGATAGCAACCGTAGTACAGCAGTTGGTTATTGATGAATCATCATTACAAACTATTTATCCAAATCCAAGCGATGGATACATCGAATTTGATTACGATGTAGCTGAAGAGAATAGTGAGGTGGTTATTTCAGCTTACAGTGCTGATGGTGCATTAATTACTAACCTGTTTAGTGGAACACTTAATACTGGCCGTTATCACTTCAGTGGTGACGACTTGGATAGTTATCATGGAGTCGCTATTATCAGGTTGATGGTGGAAGATGAGGTATTTACTCAGAAGGTTATTATTAAATAA
- a CDS encoding Ig-like domain-containing protein gives MKMLKNYIAIIFVWSVILIPARADIGLRVANVEGIVGDVVSVPVYVDTSLTSLNILSYQIAVEYNINLLEALDPTFEGTISASWGDPVSNISIAGKVTVSHAGVTPLSGTGVLTYLWFRLKTNGTAYLNLVSGEQTIFNEGEIPVFITNGRITISPKPYFTFSPNGGLIAIGETLQYYVSRGTAPYTWSTTDLTVATISSTGVVTGVSPGKVKVIATDDVGVIDTAGYWVEVVPFTVTVRDTSYYQNNRVTIPVNISQLDDFDVMSGEIKISFNDDILMAEEVIFTGSLLEAVGAKSANLNQLESVSVSFASPDALSGRGPLFYIRFKVDDRTSGATWIEVTHAMFNETLKAKAYRGYFRIVSLPNLSVTPSTRELLAGESLDFNVSGGIEPYQWSVSNPAIASIDQNGLLAANAGGQVIVMVTDPRGSTGQSGIIEIYDGTIELGNVSIPADGESVQMPVYLNSYDNMLPVISISGGIGFNSSTIQQISLNKVGSATQSWSYSQLSEVDHFQFAGAGVSGVNGNVTMLGLEVFIQNGLNVGQVIPLSFSEILLNEGNPRLRVVAGSVEITDPTALDENLNNDIKVIYESGIVRIENLPNDIHWLTLYSLTGQQVLIAKVKGNVHRLSKSQFVNGIYIVEIFGDSKIYLKIKL, from the coding sequence ATGAAGATGCTTAAAAATTATATAGCAATCATATTTGTCTGGTCGGTAATATTAATTCCGGCCAGGGCAGATATTGGTTTGCGAGTGGCAAATGTAGAAGGTATAGTTGGCGATGTGGTGAGTGTGCCTGTTTATGTCGACACTTCGTTAACATCGCTGAATATCCTTTCGTATCAGATAGCGGTTGAGTATAATATTAATTTGCTCGAAGCATTGGATCCTACTTTTGAAGGTACTATCTCAGCGTCCTGGGGCGATCCGGTAAGCAATATAAGCATTGCAGGAAAAGTAACTGTTAGTCATGCCGGCGTAACCCCTTTAAGTGGAACCGGTGTATTGACTTATTTATGGTTTCGATTAAAAACAAATGGTACGGCTTATCTCAACCTGGTTAGTGGTGAGCAAACCATATTTAACGAAGGTGAGATACCGGTTTTCATAACCAACGGACGTATCACCATTAGCCCGAAGCCTTATTTTACTTTCAGTCCTAATGGAGGCTTGATAGCTATTGGCGAAACCTTGCAATATTATGTGTCGAGAGGTACAGCTCCTTATACATGGAGTACAACCGATTTAACTGTAGCCACCATCAGTTCAACAGGTGTGGTTACAGGTGTTTCGCCTGGTAAAGTGAAAGTAATTGCCACAGACGACGTAGGAGTTATTGATACAGCTGGATACTGGGTAGAAGTCGTGCCTTTTACCGTAACTGTGCGCGATACTAGCTACTATCAAAATAACAGGGTAACCATACCGGTTAATATTTCACAGCTCGATGATTTTGATGTGATGAGTGGTGAAATAAAAATCAGTTTCAATGATGATATACTGATGGCTGAAGAAGTAATTTTTACCGGTAGTTTGCTCGAAGCAGTGGGAGCTAAATCAGCCAACCTCAATCAGCTTGAATCTGTATCTGTGAGTTTTGCTTCACCGGATGCCTTATCTGGTAGAGGACCTCTTTTTTATATACGTTTTAAAGTTGATGATCGTACTTCAGGAGCTACGTGGATTGAAGTGACGCATGCCATGTTTAATGAAACATTAAAGGCAAAAGCTTATAGGGGGTATTTTAGAATTGTTAGTTTGCCCAATTTATCGGTTACACCTTCTACAAGGGAGCTTTTGGCTGGCGAATCATTGGATTTTAATGTTAGTGGAGGTATCGAACCTTACCAATGGAGTGTTTCAAATCCGGCGATAGCAAGTATTGATCAAAATGGATTACTTGCTGCTAATGCTGGAGGTCAGGTTATAGTAATGGTAACCGATCCAAGGGGCTCAACAGGCCAATCGGGCATTATTGAAATTTATGATGGCACTATTGAGTTGGGCAATGTTTCTATTCCAGCTGATGGAGAATCGGTTCAAATGCCTGTCTACTTAAATTCGTATGATAATATGTTACCGGTTATCAGTATTTCCGGGGGAATTGGTTTTAATAGCTCTACTATTCAGCAAATAAGTTTGAATAAAGTTGGCAGTGCAACGCAATCGTGGAGTTATTCCCAACTTTCTGAAGTGGATCATTTTCAGTTTGCCGGAGCCGGTGTAAGTGGTGTAAATGGAAATGTTACTATGTTGGGTTTGGAAGTATTTATTCAAAATGGATTAAATGTTGGACAGGTGATACCGTTAAGTTTTTCTGAAATACTATTGAACGAAGGAAATCCGAGGTTAAGGGTGGTTGCAGGATCAGTTGAAATTACGGATCCAACTGCTCTGGATGAAAATTTGAACAATGACATAAAGGTGATTTACGAATCAGGAATTGTCCGAATTGAGAATTTGCCCAATGATATCCATTGGTTAACATTGTATAGTTTAACAGGTCAGCAGGTTTTAATAGCAAAGGTGAAAGGTAATGTACATAGGTTATCTAAAAGCCAATTTGTTAATGGAATTTATATCGTTGAAATTTTTGGAGATAGTAAAATCTATCTGAAAATTAAGTTGTAG
- a CDS encoding T9SS type A sorting domain-containing protein, with the protein MKRYFLPALLLFVVQQFCVSQSVEVIDQLGWFETAMVKWNPVANAESYNVYYSGGGQEDCKIDDQLIRSYGNYYRADIPGLKAGDYQLKITPVINGEETEATTASSISVTSQDRSGFAFSNGRIPGAYKADGTPKDGAVIIYITENTKNSVSMDVTGANENPCVGLQQILDGFKKGKDNRPLIVRLVGQITDLSFMYSGDVVVENKNNTSSYITIEGIGNDAVADGWGIRVKNATNIEIRNLAFMNCDSNEGDNVGLQQNNDYVWVHHCDMFYGDAGSDADQVKGDGALDCKKSTFVTFSYNHFWDSGKSCLLGLGENTTEGLYITYHHNWFDHSDSRHPRVRFYSAHVYNNYYDGNSKYGVGSTNGSSVFVEGNYYRNCKYPMMISQQGTDIFYDSKGTFSGEDGGIIKAFNNYMEGQKRFVAYADPDVSNSSTQFDAFVAQSRDENVPTSVISAKGGNSYNNFDTDASVMYDYMVESPENAKNTVVESAGRMEGGDFTWTFNNDVDDSSYDVNQALKNALVAYQTTLVEVQGDGEDNDSGDGGGDDGSGDGGEVVEGDMVHNFTASGLNSTFYSINGNLSDSKGTVYYGGLTLTQCLKIESSTSIGFTTTTDGLLTLVFNDGYAERIKVNGTNYNVSNGILELQLEAGSYTITKADVANLFFMSMVYDTPAGIESANNAEVKLYPNPVSDCLNIKSNEEILKLEIYNLQGMLLHQTNVSGGLINTTMLKQGTYLVKTYTNSSCKVHTIVKQ; encoded by the coding sequence ATGAAACGATATTTTTTACCCGCATTACTTCTTTTTGTGGTTCAACAGTTCTGTGTCTCTCAATCTGTTGAGGTAATTGACCAGCTGGGCTGGTTCGAAACTGCTATGGTCAAATGGAACCCAGTGGCTAATGCCGAAAGTTACAATGTTTATTATAGTGGAGGAGGACAGGAAGATTGTAAAATAGATGATCAGTTAATACGTAGCTATGGCAATTATTATCGGGCTGATATTCCGGGTTTGAAAGCAGGCGATTATCAGCTTAAAATAACACCCGTTATTAATGGTGAAGAAACAGAAGCGACCACAGCTTCGTCAATAAGTGTTACCTCACAAGATAGAAGTGGTTTTGCATTTTCGAATGGAAGAATACCCGGAGCTTATAAGGCAGATGGTACTCCAAAAGATGGTGCTGTAATTATTTATATTACTGAAAATACAAAGAATTCAGTTTCAATGGATGTCACCGGAGCCAATGAGAATCCATGTGTTGGCTTGCAACAAATACTTGATGGTTTCAAAAAAGGAAAGGATAACAGGCCATTGATTGTACGCTTGGTTGGGCAAATCACCGATTTATCATTTATGTACAGCGGTGATGTTGTGGTTGAAAACAAGAATAACACTTCCAGTTATATTACCATCGAAGGTATTGGTAACGATGCTGTGGCTGATGGTTGGGGAATACGTGTTAAAAATGCTACCAACATCGAAATTCGCAATCTTGCTTTTATGAATTGCGATAGTAACGAAGGTGATAATGTTGGATTGCAGCAAAATAATGATTATGTGTGGGTACATCACTGCGATATGTTCTATGGAGATGCCGGAAGCGATGCTGATCAGGTGAAAGGTGATGGCGCCTTAGATTGTAAAAAGTCAACTTTTGTAACCTTCTCGTACAACCACTTTTGGGATTCTGGGAAATCATGTTTATTGGGCTTGGGCGAAAACACCACAGAAGGTTTATATATTACCTATCATCATAACTGGTTCGATCATTCCGATTCACGTCATCCCAGAGTTCGTTTTTATTCGGCGCATGTTTATAACAATTATTACGATGGTAATTCGAAATATGGAGTGGGTAGCACTAATGGCTCATCGGTATTTGTTGAGGGAAATTACTATCGTAATTGTAAATATCCGATGATGATATCTCAACAAGGAACAGATATTTTCTATGATTCAAAAGGAACTTTTTCTGGCGAAGACGGTGGAATCATTAAGGCATTTAATAATTATATGGAAGGACAGAAACGTTTTGTAGCATATGCCGATCCCGATGTTTCCAATTCGAGTACACAATTTGATGCATTTGTTGCACAATCTCGTGATGAAAATGTTCCAACCAGTGTAATTTCTGCCAAAGGTGGAAATTCATACAATAATTTCGATACTGATGCTTCGGTAATGTACGATTATATGGTAGAATCGCCCGAGAATGCAAAAAATACAGTGGTGGAATCTGCCGGTAGAATGGAAGGTGGCGATTTTACCTGGACATTTAATAATGATGTGGATGATTCGTCGTATGATGTAAATCAAGCTTTGAAAAATGCTTTGGTAGCCTATCAAACAACTTTGGTTGAAGTACAGGGAGATGGCGAAGATAACGATTCCGGTGATGGTGGCGGCGATGATGGTTCTGGTGATGGAGGAGAAGTTGTAGAGGGTGATATGGTTCATAACTTTACAGCATCGGGCTTAAACAGTACTTTCTATTCTATCAATGGTAATCTATCAGATAGTAAGGGAACGGTTTATTATGGCGGATTAACATTAACTCAATGTTTGAAGATTGAATCATCAACTTCAATTGGTTTTACTACAACTACTGATGGTTTGTTAACTCTTGTCTTTAATGATGGATATGCAGAACGTATCAAAGTTAATGGAACCAATTATAATGTTAGTAATGGCATATTAGAACTTCAGTTAGAAGCAGGTTCCTACACCATTACCAAGGCAGATGTGGCGAACTTGTTTTTTATGAGTATGGTGTACGATACCCCTGCAGGAATAGAATCTGCTAATAATGCAGAGGTTAAGTTATATCCTAATCCGGTAAGCGATTGTTTAAATATTAAAAGCAATGAGGAAATACTAAAGCTGGAGATTTATAATTTACAAGGGATGTTATTGCATCAAACCAATGTTAGTGGTGGTTTAATTAATACAACCATGCTTAAACAAGGTACCTATCTGGTTAAAACTTACA